The Macaca fascicularis isolate 582-1 chromosome 13, T2T-MFA8v1.1 sequence TGTCTATCTTTAGACATCTGGTGACCTTTTGGCTAAGAACATATTGTGGGATGTGGACTAGGGAAGGGATAAAGGGCAGGGCTTTTTCTTGGCTGGCCTAGGAGATTGCCCTGACAGTGCATGCAGGAAGAGGTTGCCAGGCAATTGCTAAAAGACCAGATTGAAGGGCAGCTGTCTCTAGGAGCGTGCTAGCCCTCATGTTACATCACCGTTATTGATGCTTGTCTGTTTGAGTCTAATCCATAAGATAAAAGCCAGGCTATTGGAAACCTTCCACAAGTCTTTTGCTAACTAGGCCCTCCTGATTCTACATGGAAGCCAAGAGGCTTTCCAATGGGCTAGTCCAAGCCAACCCCAATAGTTCTCAAGGATTACTTCACACACTATCAGGGATGATGTAATGGAGCAGTTAATTATATCAGTCTTGGAAAAAGACCAGGGGTTGAGTCTTAGTTGAGGGTTTTACTGTCCGTATGACATTCAGCAAGTACTTAACCTATCTAAGCCTCAGTTATCCAACCTCCAAATGGGCTAATAATACCCTCTATTTAGGATTATTGTTAGGGTACTGTGCATTGCACAACTCCAGGGGTGCTGTTCTCATGGACTGTAATGGAAATAGCAACACTAGGAATTTTGTAACATGGCAGTGCTGGctaatgtaaatattaaatataattgatATGTATAGAGAGAATTTAGCATGGTGTCCATGACTGTTTAAGAATGGAATCTAGTATTCTCTCAGGAAATTGGTTATAATTTGGTGTTCAGCTCTTTTGAAACTTGCTTCtaagaaggaaaaagcaaaatagTTTTGGATACAGAATAATCTGCGAAGACTTGGATATAAGAAATTGTTACATTGTTCAGGGAATGGGAATAATTTCCATATTCTGGAGCTCAGATGCCAGATTATAAAAGGTCTTAGCCTGTTAAGGGTTTTGAGCTTTATCCTCAGGGAAGCAGGAAACCAATGAAGAGTTTTAAGGGAAGTGAAGAGTGTCAGATCTGCACTTTAGGAATTTCATTTTGGCTGAAATGTGAAGAATGGAATGATGCGATTTGGCAGTCATTTGAAGGGAGTGGTTAATTATATCAGTCTTGGAGACAGACACAAGTTTGAATCTCTCTTCAGTGTTTATGTTCAGTACTActatttattacaaatatttcacCTTTCTGATTCTTTCAGGTCCCcaagacattttaaattgcatatcttccaaaaggatcactaCAGAGGTTTCTTTCACCATTTTAAATGTTAGATATCTTCTATATCATTCTGTATACCTGCCAAGTATTGGGATCACTTATAAATTAGATTTTATAGAGTAGGCCAAAGCTGGTCTCCTTGTGTCCACCCTTGTCCCTTTAGTCTATTCTGCACTGAACCAGCAGAGAGATCcttctaaaagaaaaatcagatcatATCACCCTCTGATTAGAAACTCCCAGTGATTCTCATCTTCTACCTCATCAAAGCTCATGTCTTATGGCAACTCAGTGTTCCATGATCCATTCCCACTCCTGAGCCCTGCCCCCTTGGTGCATTGCCCTCTTGCTACATTGGTTTTCTGTGTTTCGAGACTGTGCCAAGCATGGTTCCCATTAGGACATTTGCACTTGCTAGGAATTCTGTTCCTACAGATATTCACAAGACTTGATCTTTCGTGTCCTTTAGGACTTTGCTCAAGTGTTACCTTATCAGAGAGGCCTTCCTTAACCATCTAGTATGAAATCATGCATgccatgtgtatacacacacacactctctcacacacacacacacacacactcactccttGTCGTCTTTATATTGCTCTGCACATACATGTACCATAGGACTTTTTAACCTTCTGATActtatatttgtttgtttcctccacCATTAGATTATAAGCTCTGTGAGAACACAGACTTTGTTTTATCACTGGTGAATTCCCAGGATCTAGAAGAGAGCCTAGCAAGTCTTTCTAGAATACATATTAAGCATGCATAAATATTTGTGGATGAAATGGATACACAAGGGAGTTGGAACTAGATTTTCCACCATTCTTGCAGGATGGTTGAATTTCACCTTGTTTCAAGCAGAAATCCTAAAACCTTTCAAAGACTGAACGAGCAGACATACTGACCATGAACTTTTGCATATTTCGAGAATGTGCTGCCTCTATTTTTCAGCCTTTTACTTAGTTTCAAATTCTGCTATAACCTTCCTCTGGTTGTCTTTAGTATGGGAAAAATGTCAAAGAAACTTATCTCTCTGTAGTGATGAGCTATAAAGGGCTTTAGGCTATGGGGGGATCTCTGAGGGTCTGCCAGAATGTCCTAGGCAGGGGTGTTCTCCTGGGCCCTGGTGCAGTTTGCAGAATAAGCCATCAGGAGCAAACATGAGCCAGAGAGTGTAGGCGAACGTAGGGTGGCTCTCAGCCAGCCTGAAGCTATGAAAGCCTCTAATCCAGCTCCTCTTTTAACTTTTTCCAGGACATTAAGGGTATGTTCTGACTCAGGGCTTCTTCCTATTGCTGCTTTATCTGATGTCATAACTGGTCCCTCCTGCAAGGCCTGGGAGACAGTTACCCTGACTTGGAGCAGACCTTCCTCTACTTCAGTTTCCGCTCACCTCCCTTCCAGGTTCTGGAAGCAGAGGGGACGTAAGGTCTGAGTAGAGTTTTGCTTGAGCTGGTAGGTGAACTTAAGGCCATGGTGGCTGAGTCCACCACTATGCCTACCAAGCTTTGTGTGCCGCTCACTGACTCTGTTACCATGGCCCTCCTTGCCTACAGCCCTTCATCATGTGTATATTTTGTGGTCACTGTTGTCATGCCACATGAGCTAATTTAAGTGGAATTATTGGTCCTGCATTTTTTGGTCACTTTGAACCCTCGACAGAACTAATATGTATTTTAGAATGACCATGGAAAATATGACCGACACCGAGAAGGAACATTTTAAGGTTGGTGACGCTGATTCCATAGCCTGCCAGGCTCTTACCCACAAGTAGGCCTTGGCCTGGTTATCTCCCTTTCCAGCCTGCAGAAAAACAGGCTCTGTACACAGATGTGAAGAGCTGTGCTTGAAGAACCAGATGCCCAGCTACTAATGTATCAGCAGACCTGGGCTGGCTGAAAATTAGGAAGAAATGTGCTCTCATcaaaacatgcttttaaaaactgTACTTAATGTGTGGAAATACTGCGTTACagcagaatttttttctcctcaagaacAAATGCCATTGAGCTTTGATTTCAGGCAAGCTTGAAGTTTTCTGTTTCCAAGTAAGTGTGGAGCAATAGGACATGATTTCATGAAATACAGTGTAAGATGCTCTCTGGTGTTTAAGATAATCACCAGGCCTTGTATTGGTGGGATTTTTTCAGGGTCTGATTTTTCAAAGCATCAATTATAATAAGGTGCTTTTGGCATTGAAACCGTTTTTGGAAGAAGATGTACTAacacaaatttagaagaaaatctgCTTTAGTAAAAAGGAGGAAATTATTTGATGCTTCAAAAGTCCTGTGTTTTTTGGCTATTAGCATGCATAAACGTGTGTTTAATAAGGCAAGGCTATATAAATTGAACTTTTCCTTTCCAATGAGTCAATTGTATATCTTACTCAGTGAATGGGTACTCCATGTAGTAAATTCACAGAAAGATTGAATTGTAAACTTTACAAAGGATTGCTTAGTCACTGATGGAGTCTTAGAACGCAATCATTCACCATAGATTTTGTGATGGtcaaatataaacacattttggtaagagtaataaaaataattagtaatgCTTTGGATGCAGCTCTAATGACATGACTTTTTTTCCGCCCTCTCCCCCATCTTGTTTTTACCAGTAGGTTCTGACAGTTGGAAGTGTCGTGTACAACATGCGGCGATTAAGTCTTTCACCCACCTTTTCAATGGGATTTCATCTGTTAGTTATTGTGGCTCTCTTATTTTCCCATGTGGACTACGTAATTGCTGAGACAGAAatggaaggagaaggaaatgaaACTGGTGAATGTACTGGCTCATATTACTGTAAGAAAGGGGTGATTTTGCCCATTTGGGAACCCCAAGACCCTTCTTTTGGGGACAAAATTGCTAGAGCTACTGTGTATTTTGTGGCCATGGTCTACATGTTTCTTGGAGTCTCTATCATAGCTGATCGGTTCATGTCCTCTATAGAAGTCATcacatctcaagaaaaagaaataaccataaagaAACCCAATGGAGAGACCACCAAGACAACTGTGAGGATCTGGAATGAGACAGTTTCTAACCTGACCTTGATGGCCCTGGGATCTTCTGCTCCTGAGATTCTCCTTTCAGTAATTGAAGTGTGTGGCCATAACTTCACTGCAGGAGACCTCGGTCCTAGCACCATCGTGGGAAGTGCTGCATTCAACATGTTCATCATTATTGCACTCTGTGTTTACGTGGTCCCTGATGGAGAGACAAGGAAGATTAAGCATTTGCGTGTGTTCTTTGTGACGGCAGCCTGGAGCATCTTTGCCTACACCTGGCTTTACATTATTTTGTCTGTCATCTCTCCTGGCGTTGTGGAGGTCTGGGAAGGTTTgcttactttcttcttctttcccatCTGTGTTGTGTTCGCTTGGGTAGCGGATAGGAGACTTCTGTTTTACAAGTATGTCTACAAGAGGTATCGAGCTGGCAAGCAGAGGGGGATGATTATTGAACATGAAGGAGACAGGCCATCTTCCAAGACTGAAATTGAAATGGATGGGAAAGTGGTCAATTCTCATGTTGAAAATTTCTTAGATGGTGCTCTGGTTCTGGAGGTGGATGAGAGGGACCAAGATGATGAAGAAGCTAGGCGAGAAATGGCTAGGATTCTGAAGGAACTTAAGCAGAAACatccagagaaagaaatagagcaaTTAATAGAATTAGCTAACTACCAAGTCCTAAGTCAGCAGCAAAAAAGTAGAGCATTTTATCGCATTCAAGCTACTCGCCTGATGACTGGAGCTGGCAACATTTTAAAGAGGCATGCAGCTGACCAAGCAAGGAAGGCTGTCAGCATGCACGAGGTCAACACTGAAGTGACTGAAAATGACCCCGTTAGTAAGATCTTCTTTGAACAAGGGACATATCAGTGTCTGGAGAACTGTGGTACTGTGGCCCTTACCATTATCCGCAGAGGTGGTGATTTGACCAACACTGTGTTTGTTGACTTTAGAACAGAGGACGGCACAGCAAATGCTGGGTCTGATTATGAATTTACTGAAGGAACTGTGGTGTTTAAGCCTGGTGAGACCCAGAAGGAAATCAGAGTGGGTATCATAGATGATGATATATTTGAGGAGGATGAAAATTTCCTTGTGCATCTCAGCAATGTCAAAGTATCTTCTGAAGCTTCAGAAGATGGCATACTGGAAGCCAATCATGTTTCTACACTTGCTTGCCTCGGATCTCCCTCCACTGCCACTGTAACTATTTTTGATGATGACCACGCAGGCATTTTTACTTTTGAGGAACCTGTGACTCATGTGAGTGAGAGCATTGGCATCATGGAGGTGAAAGTATTGAGAACATCTGGAGCTCGAGGAAATGTTATCGTTCCATATAAAACCATCGAAGGGACTGCCAGAGGTGGAGGGGAGGATTTTGAGGACACTTGTGGAGAGCTCGAATTCCAGAATGATGAAATTGTGTAAGTtctatattatatgtgtgtgtgtgtgtgtgtttcagtgtGTTTATGAATGTGAGTCTgtgcatcattttttaaatagcataCGAGGAATGGAATAGCTTTTATACAAGATCTCTTTCAAAATATCAGTCTTTGCTTGGGTGCCAATTGTCAATATGCTCTACACATAGAGatcttaaatttatttacatcagaattttatttttacttttatacttttacaCATTTTAAGTACATTGTGACTATGATAAAATGAGTAATGGGACACGATTTATCAGATAACTTAGGCTGAAAAATTTGTCTTCTATTTTGAATTACATGGTATATGCTCagaaaaggaatatttaaaaCATCACAATAGGTCTCTAACTTCATTTCTGAGTACAGATTGAGAAAACCCAAAAAGGAAACACCTCTGAAAAGAATTTCCTGGCTACCAGGGCTGACTGAGaatatttttatggcttttatGTGACATTGTGTTTTGTGACAATATAAGTTAACGTTTCTGCTTAAATGCCAATGCTAAATTATGACTTCATAACCAATCCTGCTTCTTCAGTGTTATGCCAATATGGGAAAGTCCATCCAGCCCTTTTGTAGTTCCagtctagttttattttacatcCTTATTAAACAAATCCTTTACCCTGCTGATACAGTGATAGAGAAATAAGGTTCTGTCCATGTGTCTAGTTGTCAGGGAGCAGATcagagaaaagaaggaacaatTTATTCTTCCTCTTGGTACTTTATGGTGGCACTGTGCTCATGTAGTAATATGAAGTACCCAGTTGTAAGTGATTCTTCCACTAAGAGTTGGTATTTAGAGGGCTGTTCCCCCTTTGCCTAGGAAAGTGTGTTGCACTCAACTCACCAAAAGCAAACCAGAAAATTTGACTTTATGAACAATttctgggagggagggagagagggagactgGCAGGGAGGCTGCCTATAATATCTGCAGTACAACAGAAGACATTGAAATGAATGATTATGTTGGTTGAAGCACTGGACATTTAGAAAtttcagggaagaaaaataaatatataaatatacttctAAAATAGTTAACTCTTATGATAATGGCATATGATATGCCAAATGGTGAATGCATGCTCTTTAAATATGAAATTTCTCCTACTGAAAGTgagagaaaacaaaccaaaaagggAGGGGATGGGCAGAGAGAACAGATTCTCCTGAAAGAGCCTTTCAGTGTCCTTACATCTCTTTGTTGTTACACTATAGTGATAAGTAATGTCGAGTACCGTATCACAATGAAATCAAGCAAAACAGGGATTCTAATATCCATCTTCTGATGTGTGTAGGGAgcatagtgtttttgttttgattaataTCTATTTTGTGTTAATTATAATGTTGTTAGTGTTCCACTTATTGAGATGTGTTTTGTTGGGATACTTATTTTACTGAAAGATAGTGATCTAGTAGCAAATTAATATCCTTCatatgcaagaaagaattttttcAATGGTCTTGCATTGGAAAGTTCACGTATGCTCAGGTTAACACAAATGAACTTTATTCCTTTGCTAGGAATTCGTTccctattgattttattttccctaaCAATTATGTTTTCTCATCATTTCAATTATTGAACCCTTCTGTAGTATATAGTACTTGTAATCCATGTAAAAGTGTATTGCATATTGTTAAAGGTATATTTCATGTTGTTGAATGAACTCATAAGGGTAACCCTTAAAACACCTtaaatctgtgttttgttttgtttgtttgactaagcatattttctttggaaaatttaaTCTTACCTTTTCTTAAGAATAAGGACTCTATGCTGGTTTATTTGAAAAGCAGCTTTTCCCTATTTATTCTGCTGTTCAGGACTTTTACTAAACCATAAATAACCTTCTTTTGGGTGGTACAatgcagaagaaaaaggaaaaggattttTAAAGAGGATTGACATTGATTTGATAGAATAACTTATTCTGCCAAgttccatttaaaaaacattcatcGTATGcaattaaattgattttattcTTGCTAAGGAAGGACTATTGCCAAAttccatttttagaaatttagatTTCTTGTGAAAATTGGTAAACATTGGTGGAGTTGGTGAATATTGGCTAATAATTCATGCCATCTCTGTATATTTGTTCTTAGGAGTATTCAAGATCAATCGCAAGTTTCTTGCTCTATAAAATTGTTACTATACTTCATTTGCTCAACTGAAATGTGAAATTTTAGAAATGGCAAAGCATTTAATTTATAAGTGGAATGAAATTACAGACctacttttttatatatttttaattttgaagagaTTTCATCTTGACTTCATAGAGTTTTTTTTACTGATAAGCTTTGTAGATGCTAAATAGGCCTATTGATTGTACAAATTTGTTTGGCTGGGACTTAACCTTAAATTAAGCACCAGGATTCAAACACAAGCTTTCTAGAAAAACGTATTATCAAAGATattttgattccatgtctttgctattgggaatagtgctgcaataaacatacaagtgcatgtgtctttataataagaatgatttatatttatattcctttgggtatatacccagtaatgtgattgctgggtcaactGGAGTTGTGGTGCCCTGTTAGCAGcttagaaaacattattttttaatggatcaTTTTTCCTTTGGCAGTCGTCTTATTTCCTTGCAGTCAGATCCAAGTGAAAGAGTTTGTCATCGTGCAATGGAGCCAGGCTATGGAGACTAAACCCAACTTATCTTGAAGAATGAATTTACATCTCATCAAATTACATAGTTAATCTTGAAAGATGTCCTCCTTCAAAACCTACAGTACTTAAACAAGGCTGATGGCACCACTAAGCTTTATTaagtactttgaaaaaaaattttgttggtttaaagttgtGCACAAAGCCAGACTTTATGATTCTTTCCAGAGCACCATAAAGAGATTCCTGGAAAAGCCTAAATTTAAAGGCTAATTTTAAGAAGCCCCTAACCAAGGTAGAAATAAGTTCCAAATTGATCAAGGATGGAAAATAAGAGGCAGTATAGCGTTACTGATTGTTCGATTCCAAAAACAAGATAGATTCCTAATCTTTGATCTTGTTTTTAGTGTACAAGTCatcatttaaatttataatataaaaatgtctatacatatttattcatattttcacaTAAATGAGTTGAATTATTTCAGCTTGATAAGTGATAAGTGATGCTTataatttctaataaaatatatattcagcaaaacattttaaaattacaaagcaaaatcCCATTAAATAGATATAATTAACAGCTAGCACATGCTTTTTTATAAACTCAGTCAATGACACATACTAAACCAATGCCAACCAATTTTGACTTACAACAGGGAATTCTGTCTAATGTTAAcagctaataaaaaataaatgaagaatatgCTAATTTGATTTGTGGTTTGGTAGGTAATATCCACAAATTTGAAGTGCTGTTAATGATTGTTCTTTAATGGTTCTAGTTTAATGGTAATAAGTATTACAAAATATTGTTTGGTATTTCAAGTCTAACATTAGCTTAACTGttttggaaaaatgttaaggCTAATTAACTAATGTAGATACAAATCAAATTTAATTACTTAGTTATAATCCAGTGATAATATTATTTTTGGAAGACGATTCAAAAGATTTTGAGCATttagtattatatatttaaaatacagagtTGAAAAATCAGAGTATGTAAATTAGAATATTTACCTAATATACTCCTTAGAATATCAGTTTAGCAGAGGTTCCTAGTCATAGTATAATATATTAAACAACAGGCCTACCCAAACTTAATTTTGTTTGAACaactattatatttttaagtgtagTTTTAACTTCATAGTATGTATAAGACATCTCAACAAATATAGCTGTCTGATGCTCAATATTTATATcacattttactctttttgaaaaaaagactagaaaggaaataaaatttcagtaTCATATGGGTTCTACAGAATTATTATCATATTCcagggaaaataaatattttatttttgctatttatgGGACCTGTGTTATTTTCTTGTTCTATAGAATTCTTGTTCTAGAGAATTCTATGCAATTCTCTCTAGACTTAGCTTTATGAGATGGCAATTCAATTCTGAGAGTAAAACGAAATACATTAAGACAGTCAGATGTAAACAAGATGAAATGAAGATATTAAAAAAACTTGAAGTGATCAGAACAGAAGAATAATTgtgtggagaaatcagaaatgatgaaaaatattagaaaaaatatcacAAGACAAGAAAGGCTGTTAGGACATACTAATTTAAGTCCAACATATTCAGGCTTTACTTTATAGCAGTAGAATTTTATCTGCTACCTTTAGAGCATACTTTCATATTGA is a genomic window containing:
- the SLC8A1 gene encoding sodium/calcium exchanger 1 isoform X8, producing the protein MRRLSLSPTFSMGFHLLVIVALLFSHVDYVIAETEMEGEGNETGECTGSYYCKKGVILPIWEPQDPSFGDKIARATVYFVAMVYMFLGVSIIADRFMSSIEVITSQEKEITIKKPNGETTKTTVRIWNETVSNLTLMALGSSAPEILLSVIEVCGHNFTAGDLGPSTIVGSAAFNMFIIIALCVYVVPDGETRKIKHLRVFFVTAAWSIFAYTWLYIILSVISPGVVEVWEGLLTFFFFPICVVFAWVADRRLLFYKYVYKRYRAGKQRGMIIEHEGDRPSSKTEIEMDGKVVNSHVENFLDGALVLEVDERDQDDEEARREMARILKELKQKHPEKEIEQLIELANYQVLSQQQKSRAFYRIQATRLMTGAGNILKRHAADQARKAVSMHEVNTEVTENDPVSKIFFEQGTYQCLENCGTVALTIIRRGGDLTNTVFVDFRTEDGTANAGSDYEFTEGTVVFKPGETQKEIRVGIIDDDIFEEDENFLVHLSNVKVSSEASEDGILEANHVSTLACLGSPSTATVTIFDDDHAGIFTFEEPVTHVSESIGIMEVKVLRTSGARGNVIVPYKTIEGTARGGGEDFEDTCGELEFQNDEIVKTISVKVIDDEEYEKNKTFFLEIGEPRLVEMSEKKGGFTITDEYDDKQPLTSKEEEERRIAEMGRPILGEHTKLEVIIEESYEFKSTVDKLIKKTNLALVVGTNSWREQFIEAITVSAGEDDDDDECGEEKLPSCFDYVMHFLTVFWKVLFAFVPPTEYWNGWACFIVSILMIGLLTAFIGDLASHFGCTIGLKDSVTAVVFVALGTSVPDTFASKVAATQDQYADASIGNVTGSNAVNVFLGIGVAWSIAAIYHAANGEQFKVSPGTLAFSVTLFTIFAFINVGVLLYRRRPEIGGELGGPRTAKLLTSCLFVLLWLLYIFFSSLEAYCHIKGF
- the SLC8A1 gene encoding sodium/calcium exchanger 1 isoform X4; translation: MRRLSLSPTFSMGFHLLVIVALLFSHVDYVIAETEMEGEGNETGECTGSYYCKKGVILPIWEPQDPSFGDKIARATVYFVAMVYMFLGVSIIADRFMSSIEVITSQEKEITIKKPNGETTKTTVRIWNETVSNLTLMALGSSAPEILLSVIEVCGHNFTAGDLGPSTIVGSAAFNMFIIIALCVYVVPDGETRKIKHLRVFFVTAAWSIFAYTWLYIILSVISPGVVEVWEGLLTFFFFPICVVFAWVADRRLLFYKYVYKRYRAGKQRGMIIEHEGDRPSSKTEIEMDGKVVNSHVENFLDGALVLEVDERDQDDEEARREMARILKELKQKHPEKEIEQLIELANYQVLSQQQKSRAFYRIQATRLMTGAGNILKRHAADQARKAVSMHEVNTEVTENDPVSKIFFEQGTYQCLENCGTVALTIIRRGGDLTNTVFVDFRTEDGTANAGSDYEFTEGTVVFKPGETQKEIRVGIIDDDIFEEDENFLVHLSNVKVSSEASEDGILEANHVSTLACLGSPSTATVTIFDDDHAGIFTFEEPVTHVSESIGIMEVKVLRTSGARGNVIVPYKTIEGTARGGGEDFEDTCGELEFQNDEIVKIITIRIFDREEYEKECSFSLVLEEPKWIRRGMKGGFTITGKYLYGQPVFRKVHAREHPILSTVITITDEYDDKQPLTSKEEEERRIAEMGRPILGEHTKLEVIIEESYEFKSTVDKLIKKTNLALVVGTNSWREQFIEAITVSAGEDDDDDECGEEKLPSCFDYVMHFLTVFWKVLFAFVPPTEYWNGWACFIVSILMIGLLTAFIGDLASHFGCTIGLKDSVTAVVFVALGTSVPDTFASKVAATQDQYADASIGNVTGSNAVNVFLGIGVAWSIAAIYHAANGEQFKVSPGTLAFSVTLFTIFAFINVGVLLYRRRPEIGGELGGPRTAKLLTSCLFVLLWLLYIFFSSLEAYCHIKGF
- the SLC8A1 gene encoding sodium/calcium exchanger 1 isoform X6 — protein: MRRLSLSPTFSMGFHLLVIVALLFSHVDYVIAETEMEGEGNETGECTGSYYCKKGVILPIWEPQDPSFGDKIARATVYFVAMVYMFLGVSIIADRFMSSIEVITSQEKEITIKKPNGETTKTTVRIWNETVSNLTLMALGSSAPEILLSVIEVCGHNFTAGDLGPSTIVGSAAFNMFIIIALCVYVVPDGETRKIKHLRVFFVTAAWSIFAYTWLYIILSVISPGVVEVWEGLLTFFFFPICVVFAWVADRRLLFYKYVYKRYRAGKQRGMIIEHEGDRPSSKTEIEMDGKVVNSHVENFLDGALVLEVDERDQDDEEARREMARILKELKQKHPEKEIEQLIELANYQVLSQQQKSRAFYRIQATRLMTGAGNILKRHAADQARKAVSMHEVNTEVTENDPVSKIFFEQGTYQCLENCGTVALTIIRRGGDLTNTVFVDFRTEDGTANAGSDYEFTEGTVVFKPGETQKEIRVGIIDDDIFEEDENFLVHLSNVKVSSEASEDGILEANHVSTLACLGSPSTATVTIFDDDHAGIFTFEEPVTHVSESIGIMEVKVLRTSGARGNVIVPYKTIEGTARGGGEDFEDTCGELEFQNDEIVKIITIRIFDREEYEKECSFSLVLEEPKWIRRGMKGGFTITGQPVFRKVHAREHPILSTVITITDEYDDKQPLTSKEEEERRIAEMGRPILGEHTKLEVIIEESYEFKSTVDKLIKKTNLALVVGTNSWREQFIEAITVSAGEDDDDDECGEEKLPSCFDYVMHFLTVFWKVLFAFVPPTEYWNGWACFIVSILMIGLLTAFIGDLASHFGCTIGLKDSVTAVVFVALGTSVPDTFASKVAATQDQYADASIGNVTGSNAVNVFLGIGVAWSIAAIYHAANGEQFKVSPGTLAFSVTLFTIFAFINVGVLLYRRRPEIGGELGGPRTAKLLTSCLFVLLWLLYIFFSSLEAYCHIKGF
- the SLC8A1 gene encoding sodium/calcium exchanger 1 isoform X9, with amino-acid sequence MRRLSLSPTFSMGFHLLVIVALLFSHVDYVIAETEMEGEGNETGECTGSYYCKKGVILPIWEPQDPSFGDKIARATVYFVAMVYMFLGVSIIADRFMSSIEVITSQEKEITIKKPNGETTKTTVRIWNETVSNLTLMALGSSAPEILLSVIEVCGHNFTAGDLGPSTIVGSAAFNMFIIIALCVYVVPDGETRKIKHLRVFFVTAAWSIFAYTWLYIILSVISPGVVEVWEGLLTFFFFPICVVFAWVADRRLLFYKYVYKRYRAGKQRGMIIEHEGDRPSSKTEIEMDGKVVNSHVENFLDGALVLEVDERDQDDEEARREMARILKELKQKHPEKEIEQLIELANYQVLSQQQKSRAFYRIQATRLMTGAGNILKRHAADQARKAVSMHEVNTEVTENDPVSKIFFEQGTYQCLENCGTVALTIIRRGGDLTNTVFVDFRTEDGTANAGSDYEFTEGTVVFKPGETQKEIRVGIIDDDIFEEDENFLVHLSNVKVSSEASEDGILEANHVSTLACLGSPSTATVTIFDDDHAGIFTFEEPVTHVSESIGIMEVKVLRTSGARGNVIVPYKTIEGTARGGGEDFEDTCGELEFQNDEIVKIITIRIFDREEYEKECSFSLVLEEPKWIRRGMKGGFTITDEYDDKQPLTSKEEEERRIAEMGRPILGEHTKLEVIIEESYEFKSTVDKLIKKTNLALVVGTNSWREQFIEAITVSAGEDDDDDECGEEKLPSCFDYVMHFLTVFWKVLFAFVPPTEYWNGWACFIVSILMIGLLTAFIGDLASHFGCTIGLKDSVTAVVFVALGTSVPDTFASKVAATQDQYADASIGNVTGSNAVNVFLGIGVAWSIAAIYHAANGEQFKVSPGTLAFSVTLFTIFAFINVGVLLYRRRPEIGGELGGPRTAKLLTSCLFVLLWLLYIFFSSLEAYCHIKGF
- the SLC8A1 gene encoding sodium/calcium exchanger 1 isoform X1, whose translation is MRRLSLSPTFSMGFHLLVIVALLFSHVDYVIAETEMEGEGNETGECTGSYYCKKGVILPIWEPQDPSFGDKIARATVYFVAMVYMFLGVSIIADRFMSSIEVITSQEKEITIKKPNGETTKTTVRIWNETVSNLTLMALGSSAPEILLSVIEVCGHNFTAGDLGPSTIVGSAAFNMFIIIALCVYVVPDGETRKIKHLRVFFVTAAWSIFAYTWLYIILSVISPGVVEVWEGLLTFFFFPICVVFAWVADRRLLFYKYVYKRYRAGKQRGMIIEHEGDRPSSKTEIEMDGKVVNSHVENFLDGALVLEVDERDQDDEEARREMARILKELKQKHPEKEIEQLIELANYQVLSQQQKSRAFYRIQATRLMTGAGNILKRHAADQARKAVSMHEVNTEVTENDPVSKIFFEQGTYQCLENCGTVALTIIRRGGDLTNTVFVDFRTEDGTANAGSDYEFTEGTVVFKPGETQKEIRVGIIDDDIFEEDENFLVHLSNVKVSSEASEDGILEANHVSTLACLGSPSTATVTIFDDDHAGIFTFEEPVTHVSESIGIMEVKVLRTSGARGNVIVPYKTIEGTARGGGEDFEDTCGELEFQNDEIVKTISVKVIDDEEYEKNKTFFLEIGEPRLVEMSEKKALLLNELGGFTITGKYLYGQPVFRKVHAREHPILSTVITITDEYDDKQPLTSKEEEERRIAEMGRPILGEHTKLEVIIEESYEFKSTVDKLIKKTNLALVVGTNSWREQFIEAITVSAGEDDDDDECGEEKLPSCFDYVMHFLTVFWKVLFAFVPPTEYWNGWACFIVSILMIGLLTAFIGDLASHFGCTIGLKDSVTAVVFVALGTSVPDTFASKVAATQDQYADASIGNVTGSNAVNVFLGIGVAWSIAAIYHAANGEQFKVSPGTLAFSVTLFTIFAFINVGVLLYRRRPEIGGELGGPRTAKLLTSCLFVLLWLLYIFFSSLEAYCHIKGF